TTTCATAGAGGTCGGTTGGAAACTCGAGTGTTCGGATCGTGTAGGGGTCGTCGAGAGtttcaaaatatattattGCCCAATCGTATCGCCGTACAATTTGAATTGCAAAGAGCCCAAATTGAACACGACGATACACGCGAACGATGCACCCATTCACGGTATCGTAAGCGGCTTAAAACCGTACACGACTTACATGTTGGCCGTGGCTGTCGTTACGAAAAATGGCGAAGGACTTCACAGTGATCCTCTTTACAACACGACTCTCGAGGCCGCTCCAAAAACACCGCCGCACAATATAAGAATAAACAACGTTACGAATACGAGTATGCAAATCTCGTGGGATCCACCAGTTGCGATGAACGGTGTATTACGATACTACGAAATTCACTATAACGACAAGTCAGAAAAAGTCGACGAGGATAATTACGTAATTCTCAAAGACCTTTTGTCCCataaaaattacagcattcgCGTTGCCGCGTGTACAGTTTCTTGCAGTATACCTTCTTCCCCGATTTACGCGATGAGTATGATCGGAAAACCCGGTAAAATTGCTAAACAACCGAATGTCAAGTTCATGAATTCGAGCCAAGTTCTCGTTCGGTGGGACGAGCCTCAGATTCGAGGAGGATTTTTGGattattatcaaatttggtcgGCCGATGGCGAAGTTCGAAACAGCACGAAAAACGGTATGTAAACAGGCTATTGAGTGCGACAGAAACAATTGAACACGATCAATCTTCCTTCAGAGCCtcagatttttttcgtacttctTTTACAGAAGCTTATTTACCAATCGCGGATTGTTTGACCGTCGGACGCGAAAGAATGTATCATTTCCGCGTCCGTGCTGTGAACATCGCCGTTGACGGTTCCCACATGGAAGGACCCTGGTCTGACACTGGCGAAGGAACTTGTTACAGCGATGGTTCGTCTAcaaaatcattattatttggatCTGTGACAAGCAGTCCCGGGCACCTGATCTCACGACATATCCTTCCTACTTTCACCGTTCCCAAAGGCtcgatcctcgaaaaatcccgaAACCAAAAATTTCCACATAAATCTCAAAGAAACCAACATATAGgtacaataaaaatgatgggACCACTTGTCATATTATCTCAATACTTCTTACCCCGAGATCGCTCGAGGTTTCCTTTTCTCAAGCAATTGTTCTTCGTCTAACAGGTCCATCGTTCAGAGTATGGATAATAATCTGGGTGATCGGCATTCTGAGTGGGTTGGCATTTCTTCTCTGTCTCATATACACGTCGAAAAGGTGAATCAATTGGAACTTTTCCTtaaaatctttttaatttattgaaccattgaaatgtttttatttcaactaAACCGAGAAATTCGAGTTATTTGTATTGAATAGCTTTAATCAAACTTCTGATGCTTTGCAGGATGTGGCTCAAGTGTAAAGCGATGCAAGACGTCGAAGTCAAATTACCACCTGGCCTGACACCAAacatggtaaaaaaaaaatttccacgatCAATTCCGTGCGCGGAACACTCATTGTCACACCCTAAATTTCATACTACTTGAGAAATAAATGTAGTCGTTCGCATCGTTGCAGAAATTGTTGCAGAAAGTTGGTGAGCAGCACATCCGTCAGTCATCGGTGGATTCGAGCGGTTGTTCGAGCGGTCAAGAATCGGTGACGTCCTCGTTGACATCGGATTCTCACGTCTCGAGTGACAGCGGTGCGGACGTTGATCCTCGAGTGAATCCACCGAGCGCAAATAAGTTATTGGAGACAGCACCGAGCTGGGAATCGTCGAGTTTGCGCCAACGTAACGTCGGGACATCGAGGCCTCTCGGGGCTAGCAACGAATCGCCGCGTTGGGATTCCTACGTAAAAGTTGCAAAAGGGGGTGAGCCGGTTCtcgacgatacactttcgttGGCGAGGTCAACGCCCAATCTAACTGATAGCACGGGGGGATACACGGCTTCGCCACACGCATGGTCCTCCACCGGATACATAAGCATGCCATCGTCGGAGGAACTTTCGAGCAATCCGAGTCCCGTGCCGAAAGAAACAACGGGAAGTCAACCGGTCACTGGTGGTTACAGCGTCGTCGGAGTTGTTCCTAAACCGATATTACGTACGAAAAATGACGATCGTTCGAGTGACGTCACCGATACGATGATTGTCAAACCGATTGATTCCAAAGGAGCAATTCCTTACGTGAGTCTTGCTTCGCTCGAGCAAAGCACAAAAAGCAAAGCGACGAAACCTGGAGTTCGAGATCTCGATGATCTCGACGATCTTTCCTTCATCGAGCCCGATAATCTTGAGCCGATTACTGTATTGGACAGCAGCGTGTCGAAACCGTACGTCCAAACGGGACTTTTGGACACGTTGAAAAAACCTCCGTTCATCGGGTTACCGAACCAAGATGCTTTGAAACAAACTGATGGAGGAATGAAGAAACCGTTCGTGTCTAGTTTCACGAACGTAAAAGACTCCAAGCTGAAGAATCCGGAAAAAGTGTCGAAAGCTCCGGTAGGTGTTGGCTGGATGCCCGAGTTAGTGACGAATCCATCAAGTTCGTCAGCGATCGGTACACGAGGCACCGATACTAGTAACACTCTCGGCGGCGCCGGAACCCCGAGTTCCAAACCGTACGTGACAGCCGCGGATCTCCGGCTGCTCCAACAATGCGATAATAATAAAGAATTGATGTTGACTCGAGATATAGATGAAACGGCCAAAAAGAATTTGACACCAGGCTACTCGCTCTGGCAGAACGATACGATCACGGAAGAGACTGAAAGTGCAACATTGGACAgcaacgttgaaaaattgaccaaCAAAAGGTCGCCCAGTTATGTGATTGTGGGTGAAAATCCTAGAACCGAGCCACAACAAACCCCCACTAGTAATAGCGGATACGTGCAACATCAGAGATTCGAGAAGCAACCGACGCAACCAAGAGTCGTCGGGGCAACGTCAACGCCCACGTCGACGGACGAACGATACAGCAAAGTCAGCGTCGCTCCCAACGCGGTTCAGTGAAGTCCTgaagttttttcttcgctttcgtcttagtctcattttgttcagttttttcattaacctCTACGTTCGCGCGCGCACACGACCCATCTGTAAATTGTAAGTAATCGGTGGGTTGATTATCGGTGTGCAACGCTCAGCCACGGACTCGTGTACTCGAGTGGCAACTTTTGTCCATGACGACACCGAAAAACtacattttttaagttttctcTTTTAAGAATGAAGAAATGTCATAAATCCTACGTCCGAAGTGATTTTATCGGATCGAGGTGTGAATTGTATCGAGCTTCGTATCTCCCTTACTTTGGAGTCTTGCCGTATAGCACGAAATTATAGGGAATCGAGAATCCATAGGGCAGCGGGCTGGGGAGAGAATTAGATAAATAtattgagagaaaagaaaaaaaaacgcaatcGTGAATAGAATTTAACATTAAAGAGTCCACGATGTTTGCCGTCGAAAACTGTATTCCCTCCTTAAAAAAATCTTGCGCGAAACAACGGATACAAAGTGCAGTAATGTTTGAAACGAGTTTgttcaaaaacaaaatgacttttcttttgtaaaataattattaatggCCGGCCGAGTTATCAATGGGGCGTTGTTATACCTCATGCACACATTTTTCGAACGGTTGAGAAAGCAGAAACATTTTGTTCGGATTCTTCTGAACATTCAagtttttctccctctttctatTATCAATCGCACTATTCGTGACActcgtttatttatgatttaatGCGAATCGATCCTCCGAAATAATCATTCTCATAGCGTACCGTTTTAACCGCCCtagataaataaatattatgtcAAAACGAGAGCGCGATTGTAATACTTAATTtaaggaaattttgaaatttagcgAAAATAACAAATGTTAGCAGCTGAGGTCACATTCTGCAtgataaaaatcgaatgacACATTTTGGTGATTcggaaaaacacttttttcttttctccttttttttgctCGTCGTTGtccaatttgttatttttattaccgtTGATTTCTTAACTAACGAAAATGATAGAATTTACTGataattgtgatttttttctttgggcTATTGTGGAATATCGATCATTGGATTTTTCTTAGCCTCATTGAAAACAATCATGCGATTTAATTTATTTCGCCCGCGCGTAATAATCGTGATCGAACCTACGAGAGCGTGATTGAAATAAgtgatttgagaaaaatttcagGATTTTGCAAAATTGTTCAAAGTTGAGGTCACTATTTGCATGATCAAAATTTAATGTCTCACATTTCGGCGTTtttaatgaacaatttttttttcctttttttgctCGTCGTTGTCCagtttgatatttttattaccgTTGATTTCTAAACTAAT
This sequence is a window from Venturia canescens isolate UGA chromosome 8, ASM1945775v1, whole genome shotgun sequence. Protein-coding genes within it:
- the dome gene encoding uncharacterized protein dome isoform X2, translating into MLSNEVRPRRNPGELDRISQWNRGSLSKRVATSKTSESRVRTARKLSGSRMEDRRDWRPIDEANDTCEEDDTGNISSKRITNSGATATEIIGDARKDFSGKEESSEYARCECERIENVDRTASTNNNRTCNLREGLAECRCADECKNRRGDNVRWTRWTGKNIFLDRSSWRALVSIVLAVLLSVSGAHGVQENQCAPGIDTPGVTWPRGDIVLEYGQPLRILCMLSMDYTNEKFPGKNSSDLVFTRNKKELEPEFITVLNESTIALYVEKPPPADDMYHCKLKLNETVDIGVCINKVAIGFKPQEPHNFSCVSHNWENLICSWDPVKNYVTTKYDLVFKLPGRAGGRMLFGCPKEHQEDLPPNTCLWDKRTNPIYRQPYEYYTFFLNVTNFLGVLSIPYKFHHFAHVIPARPVNVSVVNKTLNSTLLQWSVPFPLQNFPPGLHHRIAYQHQWDNRKTWRVINIMDDIHAVKRYYNLVGLEYANTKYDVRVFIKSAKATGEDKWSQFSDVTFRTPSRLPGLPPRTDIGSFEITENNANRDIFLYWQSIPAYLENGDNFKYQISHVEENGRKLHLLPNETTRTYAKFKGISFNSFRFEIVTTNTVGANKENAKIFVPSRLEMPAEPLAFTKIAFDGGLYELSWKPPLTNVDDITNYTIFWCDNERDRPWQCTGYLDWVHVPKSTTLYNVTVPDPTKVYQFAISANTPRASSGMVWASCTVIHNRVVGKMKSVWINRIGSDFIEVGWKLECSDRVGVVESFKIYYCPIVSPYNLNCKEPKLNTTIHANDAPIHGIVSGLKPYTTYMLAVAVVTKNGEGLHSDPLYNTTLEAAPKTPPHNIRINNVTNTSMQISWDPPVAMNGVLRYYEIHYNDKSEKVDEDNYVILKDLLSHKNYSIRVAACTVSCSIPSSPIYAMSMIGKPGKIAKQPNVKFMNSSQVLVRWDEPQIRGGFLDYYQIWSADGEVRNSTKNEAYLPIADCLTVGRERMYHFRVRAVNIAVDGSHMEGPWSDTGEGTCYSDGPSFRVWIIIWVIGILSGLAFLLCLIYTSKRMWLKCKAMQDVEVKLPPGLTPNMKLLQKVGEQHIRQSSVDSSGCSSGQESVTSSLTSDSHVSSDSGADVDPRVNPPSANKLLETAPSWESSSLRQRNVGTSRPLGASNESPRWDSYVKVAKGGEPVLDDTLSLARSTPNLTDSTGGYTASPHAWSSTGYISMPSSEELSSNPSPVPKETTGSQPVTGGYSVVGVVPKPILRTKNDDRSSDVTDTMIVKPIDSKGAIPYVSLASLEQSTKSKATKPGVRDLDDLDDLSFIEPDNLEPITVLDSSVSKPYVQTGLLDTLKKPPFIGLPNQDALKQTDGGMKKPFVSSFTNVKDSKLKNPEKVSKAPVGVGWMPELVTNPSSSSAIGTRGTDTSNTLGGAGTPSSKPYVTAADLRLLQQCDNNKELMLTRDIDETAKKNLTPGYSLWQNDTITEETESATLDSNVEKLTNKRSPSYVIVGENPRTEPQQTPTSNSGYVQHQRFEKQPTQPRVVGATSTPTSTDERYSKVSVAPNAVQ
- the dome gene encoding uncharacterized protein dome isoform X1, giving the protein MLSNEVRPRRNPGELDRISQWNRGSLSKRVATSKTSESRVRTARKLSGSRMEDRRDWRPIDEANDTCEEDDTGNISSKRITNSGATATEIIGDARKDFSGKEESSEYARCECERIENVDRTASTNNNRTCNLREGLAECRCADECKNRRGDNVRWTRWTGKNIFLDRSSWRALVSIVLAVLLSVSGAHGVQENQCAPGIDTPGVTWPRGDIVLEYGQPLRILCMLSMDYTNEKFPGKNSSDLVFTRNKKELEPEFITVLNESTIALYVEKPPPADDMYHCKLKLNETVDIGVCINKVAIGFKPQEPHNFSCVSHNWENLICSWDPVKNYVTTKYDLVFKLPGRAGGRMLFGCPKEHQEDLPPNTCLWDKRTNPIYRQPYEYYTFFLNVTNFLGVLSIPYKFHHFAHVIPARPVNVSVVNKTLNSTLLQWSVPFPLQNFPPGLHHRIAYQHQWDNRKTWRVINIMDDIHAVKRYYNLVGLEYANTKYDVRVFIKSAKATGEDKWSQFSDVTFRTPSRLPGLPPRTDIGSFEITENNANRDIFLYWQSIPAYLENGDNFKYQISHVEENGRKLHLLPNETTRTYAKFKGISFNSFRFEIVTTNTVGANKENAKIFVPSRLEMPAEPLAFTKIAFDGGLYELSWKPPLTNVDDITNYTIFWCDNERDRPWQCTGYLDWVHVPKSTTLYNVTVPDPTKVYQFAISANTPRASSGMVWASCTVIHNRVVGKMKSVWINRIGSDFIEVGWKLECSDRVGVVESFKIYYCPIVSPYNLNCKEPKLNTTIHANDAPIHGIVSGLKPYTTYMLAVAVVTKNGEGLHSDPLYNTTLEAAPKTPPHNIRINNVTNTSMQISWDPPVAMNGVLRYYEIHYNDKSEKVDEDNYVILKDLLSHKNYSIRVAACTVSCSIPSSPIYAMSMIGKPGKIAKQPNVKFMNSSQVLVRWDEPQIRGGFLDYYQIWSADGEVRNSTKNEAYLPIADCLTVGRERMYHFRVRAVNIAVDGSHMEGPWSDTGEGTCYSDGPSFRVWIIIWVIGILSGLAFLLCLIYTSKRMWLKCKAMQDVEVKLPPGLTPNMSFASLQKLLQKVGEQHIRQSSVDSSGCSSGQESVTSSLTSDSHVSSDSGADVDPRVNPPSANKLLETAPSWESSSLRQRNVGTSRPLGASNESPRWDSYVKVAKGGEPVLDDTLSLARSTPNLTDSTGGYTASPHAWSSTGYISMPSSEELSSNPSPVPKETTGSQPVTGGYSVVGVVPKPILRTKNDDRSSDVTDTMIVKPIDSKGAIPYVSLASLEQSTKSKATKPGVRDLDDLDDLSFIEPDNLEPITVLDSSVSKPYVQTGLLDTLKKPPFIGLPNQDALKQTDGGMKKPFVSSFTNVKDSKLKNPEKVSKAPVGVGWMPELVTNPSSSSAIGTRGTDTSNTLGGAGTPSSKPYVTAADLRLLQQCDNNKELMLTRDIDETAKKNLTPGYSLWQNDTITEETESATLDSNVEKLTNKRSPSYVIVGENPRTEPQQTPTSNSGYVQHQRFEKQPTQPRVVGATSTPTSTDERYSKVSVAPNAVQ